One part of the [Synechococcus] sp. NIES-970 genome encodes these proteins:
- a CDS encoding hypothetical protein (conserved hypothetical protein), with amino-acid sequence MEWTDEAKELFKKIPFFVRRFAKGKIEKLAEEMGATVIDKDIYIQAKAQFNDPKKSGDS; translated from the coding sequence ATGGAATGGACTGATGAAGCCAAAGAGCTCTTTAAAAAAATCCCCTTTTTTGTGCGACGCTTTGCAAAGGGAAAGATCGAAAAACTCGCTGAAGAAATGGGCGCCACAGTAATTGACAAAGACATTTACATCCAAGCAAAAGCCCAATTTAACGATCCAAAAAAATCTGGTGATAGCTAG
- the lpxB_2 gene encoding lipid-A-disaccharide synthase — MHIFISTGEVSGDLQGSLLVEALFRQAEALDIDLKITALGGDRMAKAGAMLLGNTTKIGSIGLIEALPFIIPTLRLQRRAKKYLQENPPDILILIDYVGPNLAIGEFIRRHLPQVPVIYYIAPQAWVWSFEGRCTQWLTKALEHSEAVARVTDRILAIFPEEARYFAEYGVDVKWVGHPLVGHMAKYPPKPIAREQLGLNPDQTIVTLLPASRRQELKYLLPVIVKAAQNIQQQIPGVKFLVPVALPQYRKTLEDAVNGAGLNAILIEDPQQVPLAIAAADLAITKSGTVNLEIALLNVPQVVLYKVHPFTYWLSHIVLKFSIPFMCPVNLMLMRAIVPELLQHEASADRITQESLAFFRNPERREQLLHDYAEMRAAMGDGSTCDVAAIDILNYSTAKI, encoded by the coding sequence ATGCATATTTTTATCAGCACAGGAGAAGTATCCGGCGATCTCCAGGGGAGCCTTTTGGTGGAAGCCCTATTTCGCCAAGCCGAAGCCTTAGACATTGACCTAAAGATTACAGCTTTGGGCGGCGATCGCATGGCAAAGGCTGGGGCAATGCTGTTGGGTAATACCACAAAAATTGGTTCCATTGGCCTCATTGAAGCTCTCCCTTTTATCATTCCGACGCTCCGCTTGCAGCGACGGGCCAAAAAATATCTCCAGGAAAACCCACCAGATATTCTCATTTTGATTGATTATGTGGGACCAAATTTGGCGATTGGTGAGTTTATTCGTCGTCATTTACCCCAGGTGCCTGTGATTTATTACATTGCTCCCCAGGCTTGGGTTTGGTCTTTTGAAGGGCGGTGTACCCAATGGCTGACCAAGGCGTTGGAGCACAGTGAGGCCGTCGCTAGAGTAACGGATCGAATTCTTGCTATTTTTCCCGAAGAAGCTCGTTATTTTGCTGAATATGGCGTCGATGTGAAGTGGGTTGGCCATCCCCTGGTGGGGCATATGGCGAAATACCCGCCGAAGCCCATTGCCCGTGAACAGCTTGGATTAAACCCAGATCAGACTATCGTCACTCTTTTGCCCGCGTCTCGCCGCCAGGAGCTTAAGTACCTTTTGCCCGTAATTGTTAAGGCGGCACAGAATATTCAACAGCAGATCCCTGGGGTGAAATTTTTAGTCCCTGTGGCTTTGCCGCAATACCGCAAAACCCTCGAAGATGCGGTTAATGGGGCCGGTTTAAATGCGATTTTGATCGAGGATCCCCAACAAGTACCTTTGGCGATCGCCGCTGCTGATTTGGCGATCACCAAATCAGGCACAGTGAATCTTGAGATTGCCCTCCTAAATGTGCCCCAGGTGGTGCTCTATAAGGTGCACCCATTCACCTACTGGCTGTCTCATATTGTCTTGAAGTTTTCAATCCCCTTTATGTGCCCAGTCAACTTAATGCTCATGCGGGCGATCGTTCCTGAACTGCTGCAGCATGAGGCAAGCGCCGATCGGATTACCCAAGAATCCCTTGCTTTTTTCCGTAACCCGGAGCGACGGGAGCAGCTTTTGCACGATTATGCAGAAATGCGCGCCGCCATGGGGGATGGTTCTACCTGTGATGTGGCGGCGATCGATATTCTGAATTACTCTACTGCCAAAATCTGA